In Verrucomicrobiia bacterium, one DNA window encodes the following:
- a CDS encoding polysaccharide biosynthesis tyrosine autokinase, with protein MNQEDIAFFGGRAGDKGAFAVRVARYRDLLARKWWVLLAGLALGLALAFGLPLLSAPAFVSSGRMIVSIKLALPEGSVYNEELSNFLGTQASLMQSGVVLNRAQGRVLALRAGITNLAVNLRISVSPKTSIFVLETVGADPLCAQAFLQACMEEYIKLKREMRDQTSDTTVAGLTEQVLRLEKDLRHSDEDMVLFQQSNSVVLLQEQGNSAGAYLAALNHRLAALKSELTLLDSLTPDQAIEPRETLGTTLALDDIPGTSTAPLNPQPFGSDYLQARQHLQLLQAEQQDLALYLRPRHPKIIALAEDIARGQRLLEIYRQQNRQQLENRKSALALQITNLQNDIQEWDAKALDISRKSAEFQRLKANSQRVQALYDRLLGALQTLDVNKGISPETVTILEPASLAVPRQASLPSRLLTACVIAAGFTLGLFLLLDHLDDRVNGLTDLHDCFDESVLVQIPRLQGHTVDLLRPLDTRHAFVEAFRNLRSSLLYMNRSARRPNVLLLTSSIPGEGKSLITANLGITLAQAGARVLLVDADLRKGLLHHLFDIQAEAGLCQVLGGGLNWEQAVRRTKVPNLSLLPRGQLAQEPGELFIGAGVQRFLKESGANYDFVLLDSPPVMAADDVTSLAPHAHAILFVLRAERASARLAHAALDLLYQRQVRVLGIILNAVRPRSADYFYYHKYKDYLAAPRA; from the coding sequence ATGAACCAAGAGGACATCGCGTTTTTCGGTGGCAGGGCAGGGGACAAGGGCGCTTTTGCCGTGCGCGTGGCCCGCTACCGGGATTTGCTGGCGCGTAAGTGGTGGGTGCTGCTGGCAGGCCTCGCTCTGGGCCTGGCGTTGGCATTTGGCCTGCCGCTCCTGAGCGCGCCTGCCTTCGTATCGTCCGGGCGGATGATTGTCAGCATCAAGCTGGCCTTGCCGGAAGGCTCGGTTTACAACGAAGAACTGAGCAATTTCCTCGGCACACAAGCTTCCCTGATGCAGAGCGGGGTCGTCCTCAATCGCGCCCAGGGCCGGGTGCTGGCCCTGCGAGCCGGAATTACCAACCTGGCCGTCAATCTACGGATTTCCGTCTCCCCCAAAACCAGCATCTTCGTCCTGGAAACCGTTGGCGCCGACCCGCTGTGCGCTCAGGCATTTCTACAGGCCTGCATGGAGGAATACATCAAGCTCAAACGCGAGATGCGCGACCAAACATCCGACACCACCGTCGCCGGGCTCACCGAGCAGGTCTTGCGTCTGGAAAAGGACTTGCGCCACAGCGATGAGGACATGGTCCTGTTTCAGCAATCCAACAGCGTCGTGTTGCTCCAGGAGCAAGGCAACAGCGCCGGCGCCTATCTGGCCGCTCTCAACCACCGATTGGCCGCGCTCAAATCCGAGTTGACCCTGCTCGATTCGCTCACCCCGGACCAGGCCATCGAACCCCGCGAGACCTTGGGAACCACTCTGGCCCTTGACGACATCCCTGGAACCTCAACCGCTCCCCTCAACCCCCAGCCCTTTGGTTCCGATTATCTCCAGGCGCGCCAGCACCTCCAGCTCTTGCAGGCCGAGCAGCAGGACTTGGCGCTCTACCTCCGCCCGCGCCATCCCAAAATCATTGCCCTCGCTGAGGACATCGCCCGCGGCCAGCGTTTGCTGGAGATTTACCGCCAGCAAAACCGGCAGCAGCTTGAAAATCGCAAATCCGCCCTCGCACTCCAAATCACCAACCTCCAGAACGACATCCAGGAGTGGGACGCCAAGGCCCTGGACATCAGCCGCAAAAGCGCCGAGTTCCAGCGCCTCAAGGCCAACTCCCAACGTGTCCAAGCCCTGTACGACCGGCTCCTTGGCGCACTCCAAACCTTGGATGTTAATAAAGGCATCTCCCCGGAGACCGTCACTATCCTCGAACCCGCCTCCCTGGCCGTCCCCCGCCAGGCCAGTCTTCCCAGCCGGCTGCTTACCGCCTGCGTTATTGCCGCCGGATTCACGCTCGGCTTGTTCCTCCTGCTCGATCACCTCGATGATCGAGTCAATGGCCTCACCGACCTCCACGACTGCTTCGATGAATCCGTCCTCGTTCAGATACCGCGCCTCCAGGGCCACACAGTCGATTTGCTCCGGCCACTTGACACACGCCATGCCTTCGTCGAGGCCTTCCGCAACCTGCGCTCTTCTCTCCTCTATATGAACCGCTCAGCCCGCCGGCCCAACGTCCTCTTGCTCACCAGTTCCATACCCGGCGAAGGCAAATCCCTCATTACCGCCAACCTCGGCATCACCCTCGCTCAGGCCGGCGCCCGTGTCTTGTTGGTGGACGCCGATTTGCGCAAAGGCCTTTTGCACCACCTCTTTGACATCCAAGCAGAAGCGGGATTATGCCAGGTCCTCGGGGGCGGGCTCAATTGGGAGCAAGCCGTGCGGCGCACAAAGGTCCCCAACCTCTCCCTGCTCCCGCGCGGTCAGCTCGCCCAAGAGCCCGGCGAACTGTTTATCGGCGCCGGCGTTCAGCGCTTCCTCAAAGAAAGCGGCGCAAACTACGACTTTGTCCTGCTGGATAGTCCTCCAGTTATGGCCGCCGATGATGTCACCAGTCTGGCGCCCCATGCCCATGCCATCCTGTTTGTCCTGCGCGCCGAGCGCGCCTCCGCGCGCCTCGCTCACGCCGCCCTTGACCTCTTATATCAGCGGCAGGTTCGCGTCCTGGGCATTATTCTCAATGCCGTCCGGCCCCGAAGCGCAGATTACTTCTATTACCACAAATACAAGGATTACTTAGCGGCTCCCCGCGCCTAA
- a CDS encoding chloride channel protein, which yields MPAPVKRQTNGSVALMEDELADFSTDRRVLLLSAMALVIGAIGAVVAYALIWLIALITNLAFYQRFSAAPAVPQGHHLGGWVVLVPVAGALIVGLMARFGSEKIRGHGIPEALEAILLSRSRIQSKVAILKPLSAAISIGTGGPFGAEGPIIMTGGAFGSIFAQQFHLSAAERKTLLVAGAAAGMSAVFATPVAAVLLAVELLLFEWKPRSFIPVAVASIVAAVLRVPLLGAGPIFPVVAHAALSGTELAIAGGLGVLAGFGSGLLTMLVYACEDIFQKLPLHWMWWPAIGAVFIGVGGLVEPRVLGVGYDTIHSLLRGELVGAVVVGLLVAKALVWSIALGSGTSGGVLAPLLIMGGALGAFAGSHLPVGDPGLWALVGMAAMMAGTMRSPLTAMVFAVELTRDFNLFPALLIGSVAALGVTVLLMRRSILTEKLARRGYHITREYSIDPFELARVREVMDVDVPTVPATMKLSELSDLIAQGDADLSRRQGTLIVDEQDRLVGIITRGDIVRALRQGQGPEMTVAEAGSKELVVAFPDEPLHAALTKMLTSDIGRLPVVDRQDHTRVIGYLGRAALLSARMRLHEEEHIRQRG from the coding sequence ATGCCGGCTCCGGTGAAGCGCCAGACCAACGGTTCTGTCGCCTTGATGGAAGACGAACTGGCGGATTTCAGCACCGACCGCCGGGTTTTGTTGTTGTCGGCCATGGCTTTGGTCATCGGGGCCATCGGCGCGGTCGTGGCCTATGCGTTGATTTGGTTGATTGCCCTGATTACGAACCTGGCCTTCTACCAACGTTTTTCCGCCGCGCCGGCCGTACCGCAAGGCCATCATTTGGGGGGGTGGGTGGTGCTGGTGCCGGTGGCGGGGGCTCTGATCGTGGGATTGATGGCGCGATTCGGTTCGGAAAAAATCCGTGGGCACGGCATCCCGGAAGCGTTGGAGGCCATCCTGCTGAGCCGCAGCCGGATTCAATCCAAGGTGGCGATTCTTAAACCGCTTTCCGCAGCCATTTCCATTGGCACCGGCGGCCCTTTCGGCGCAGAAGGGCCAATTATCATGACGGGCGGCGCGTTCGGCTCAATATTCGCGCAACAGTTCCACTTGAGCGCGGCCGAGCGCAAAACCCTGCTGGTGGCTGGAGCTGCGGCGGGAATGTCAGCCGTGTTCGCTACGCCGGTCGCGGCAGTGCTGCTGGCCGTTGAACTGTTGCTGTTCGAATGGAAGCCGCGCAGTTTCATCCCGGTCGCGGTGGCATCGATTGTGGCCGCGGTGTTGCGCGTGCCGCTGCTGGGCGCGGGACCCATCTTTCCGGTGGTTGCCCATGCCGCCTTGTCAGGCACTGAACTGGCCATCGCAGGCGGCCTCGGCGTTCTCGCCGGCTTTGGCTCCGGGTTATTGACCATGCTGGTCTATGCTTGTGAGGATATTTTTCAAAAGCTGCCGCTTCATTGGATGTGGTGGCCGGCCATCGGCGCGGTGTTCATCGGCGTCGGAGGGTTGGTTGAACCGCGGGTGTTAGGGGTTGGTTATGACACCATCCATAGCTTGCTGCGCGGCGAACTGGTCGGCGCCGTGGTGGTTGGTTTGCTGGTGGCCAAGGCGCTCGTGTGGTCTATCGCTCTGGGCTCCGGCACCTCGGGTGGAGTCCTGGCGCCTTTGTTGATCATGGGTGGGGCGCTGGGCGCTTTTGCCGGGTCGCACCTTCCCGTGGGCGACCCGGGTCTCTGGGCGCTGGTCGGCATGGCCGCCATGATGGCCGGGACGATGCGCTCGCCGCTCACGGCCATGGTTTTTGCGGTTGAATTGACGCGCGACTTCAACCTGTTTCCCGCTCTCCTGATTGGCTCGGTCGCCGCTCTTGGGGTGACCGTTTTGCTGATGCGCCGGTCTATCCTTACCGAAAAGCTCGCCCGCCGCGGCTACCATATTACACGCGAGTACAGCATTGATCCGTTTGAACTTGCGCGCGTGCGCGAGGTGATGGACGTGGACGTGCCGACGGTCCCGGCGACCATGAAACTTTCTGAGCTTTCCGATCTCATCGCTCAGGGGGACGCTGACCTGAGCCGGCGCCAAGGGACCTTAATTGTGGATGAGCAAGACCGGCTGGTAGGCATCATCACCCGAGGCGATATTGTCCGAGCGTTGCGCCAAGGCCAGGGGCCGGAGATGACCGTAGCGGAAGCCGGGAGCAAGGAACTGGTGGTTGCTTTTCCCGACGAACCGCTGCACGCAGCGCTCACCAAGATGCTGACCTCTGACATCGGACGCCTGCCGGTTGTGGACCGCCAGGACCACACCCGGGTGATTGGCTACCTTGGCAGGGCGGCGCTGCTTTCAGCTCGAATGCGCCTCCACGAGGAGGAACACATTCGCCAGCGAGGTTAG
- a CDS encoding MarR family transcriptional regulator, producing MPKTKPLSKPQYQTLAALRYALRQFLHFSEEAAHHAGITPQQHQALLAIKGFHGRDSVTVGELAERLQLRHHSAVGLVDRLVAEKWVARVPSADDRRQVFVQLTRRGENVLERLSAAHTRQLKRLGPELILRLKQLTD from the coding sequence ATGCCGAAAACCAAACCGCTCTCCAAGCCGCAGTACCAAACCCTGGCGGCGTTGCGTTACGCGCTGCGGCAGTTCCTTCATTTCAGCGAGGAGGCGGCGCACCATGCCGGCATCACACCCCAACAACATCAGGCATTGCTGGCCATTAAGGGTTTCCACGGACGGGACTCCGTCACCGTGGGTGAATTGGCTGAGCGCCTGCAACTTCGCCACCACAGCGCGGTCGGCCTGGTGGATCGGTTAGTAGCCGAGAAGTGGGTGGCGCGCGTGCCCTCAGCCGACGACCGGCGGCAGGTTTTCGTGCAGCTCACGCGTCGCGGCGAGAATGTGCTCGAAAGACTTTCCGCTGCCCACACCCGGCAATTGAAACGATTGGGGCCTGAACTTATTCTTCGGCTCAAACAACTCACCGACTGA
- a CDS encoding DUF4142 domain-containing protein, whose protein sequence is MKRHTLLFSTTALGLAMFALPLRGQQAQDPSGTAGIQGQSSSAEKTDARFIKEAARGNDLEIAMGELGANKAQNPQLKSLCEMIQKDHTAANEQLKPIAQKYGVTLEQSQSWLKEHALSKLQKEPAGPKFDQALATDLMRDHQKDITKFQKAATELQAPDVKEYAQNMLPQLQKHFQAAQQAAQAVGVSQSTISSIANKLPPGVGGASEEQGVSSQKGAGGKELENK, encoded by the coding sequence ATGAAGCGACACACATTATTATTTAGCACCACCGCATTGGGCTTGGCAATGTTCGCCCTGCCGCTGCGGGGGCAACAGGCCCAGGACCCCTCCGGCACAGCAGGAATCCAGGGACAGTCATCCAGCGCGGAAAAAACCGATGCGAGATTCATCAAGGAGGCCGCGCGCGGCAACGATCTGGAAATTGCAATGGGCGAATTGGGAGCAAACAAGGCGCAAAACCCACAGTTAAAGTCCCTTTGCGAGATGATTCAAAAGGATCACACCGCAGCTAATGAGCAGTTAAAGCCGATCGCGCAGAAGTACGGCGTGACCCTCGAGCAATCCCAGAGCTGGCTTAAAGAACACGCGCTCTCAAAACTCCAAAAGGAGCCGGCGGGTCCCAAATTTGATCAGGCATTGGCGACGGACCTGATGCGGGACCACCAGAAGGACATTACGAAGTTCCAGAAAGCCGCGACTGAACTGCAGGCGCCTGATGTTAAGGAGTATGCTCAAAACATGCTGCCTCAACTCCAAAAGCATTTCCAAGCCGCCCAACAAGCTGCCCAGGCGGTTGGCGTCAGCCAGAGCACGATTTCGTCCATCGCGAATAAACTCCCGCCCGGCGTCGGTGGCGCCAGTGAGGAACAGGGCGTGAGCAGCCAAAAAGGGGCCGGCGGCAAAGAGCTGGAAAATAAGTAG
- the thrS gene encoding threonine--tRNA ligase — MEPNKQPPERKSLDERNRMTDLERLRHSCAHVMATAILRLWPEAQFASGPAVETGFYYDVELPHRIAPEDFPAIEAEMSKEIKANHPFEKIIVARDQAMKDAEKGRLGALSDRPAPSKFKLGNLADIPEGEPISYFKSGDFIDLCAGPHVMRTGNIGAFKLTSVASAYYKGDERNPQLQRIYGTAFKNKTELDAHFKMLEEAKRRDHRKIGQEMGLFTIDPEFTGPGLPLWLPKGAAIAEELEKLAKETEFQAGYVRVKTPHIAKEKMYLTSGHLPHLYKDSMFPPMEILEGAEGVRQDGSPEAPTLQRSNAPTKYYLKAMNCPHHHRVFAAEPRSYRDLPLRLAEYGTCYRYEQSGELFGLMRVRSLSMNDAHIYCTTEQFAQEFNAVNEMYLKYFKIFGIDNYVMRFSTHDPSRLTGDNAKFVNEPDLWKQTEDMVRDTLKNSGINYIEVANEAAFYGPKIDLQVQSVSGREFTLTTNQVDFAVPKRFGLVYRDKDNTEKTPLCIHRAPLGTHERFIGFLIEHYAGNFPLWLAPEQVRVLTIGEEEPLVNYAKSMVQELRAQMVRAEGDYSNDKINGKIRQAEQAKVHTMLVVGPRDMAANAVSVRVHGKGSLGAKPRQEVIAQLLNDIRNRVP; from the coding sequence ATGGAACCCAATAAACAACCGCCTGAAAGGAAATCGCTGGACGAGCGCAACCGGATGACCGATTTGGAGCGGCTGCGGCATTCCTGCGCCCATGTGATGGCCACCGCCATTCTGCGGCTCTGGCCCGAGGCCCAATTCGCCTCCGGCCCCGCCGTCGAAACCGGCTTCTATTACGATGTGGAATTGCCCCACCGGATTGCCCCGGAGGATTTCCCCGCCATCGAAGCCGAGATGAGCAAGGAGATCAAAGCCAATCATCCCTTCGAGAAGATTATTGTCGCCCGCGACCAGGCGATGAAGGACGCAGAAAAGGGACGGCTCGGCGCGCTGAGCGACCGGCCCGCCCCGAGCAAATTCAAACTGGGAAACCTGGCGGATATTCCCGAGGGCGAACCGATTTCCTATTTTAAGAGCGGCGACTTCATCGACTTATGCGCCGGGCCGCACGTGATGCGCACCGGGAATATCGGCGCATTCAAGCTGACCAGCGTCGCCAGCGCTTACTATAAAGGCGATGAGAGGAACCCCCAACTCCAGCGCATTTATGGCACCGCCTTCAAGAACAAAACGGAGCTCGATGCCCACTTTAAGATGCTCGAAGAGGCCAAGCGCCGAGACCACCGCAAGATTGGCCAGGAGATGGGCCTGTTCACGATTGATCCGGAGTTTACGGGCCCTGGGTTGCCCCTCTGGCTGCCCAAGGGGGCGGCCATTGCGGAGGAATTGGAGAAACTGGCCAAGGAAACTGAGTTCCAGGCCGGCTATGTGCGCGTGAAGACGCCGCATATCGCCAAGGAAAAGATGTATCTCACCTCCGGCCATCTGCCGCACCTGTACAAGGATTCAATGTTCCCACCGATGGAAATACTCGAAGGCGCTGAGGGCGTGCGGCAGGACGGTTCCCCGGAAGCTCCAACGCTCCAACGCTCCAACGCTCCAACCAAGTATTACCTCAAGGCCATGAACTGCCCGCATCACCACCGCGTCTTTGCGGCCGAACCGCGCAGTTACCGGGACCTGCCCTTGCGTCTGGCCGAATACGGCACCTGCTACCGCTATGAGCAGTCTGGCGAACTCTTCGGCCTGATGCGCGTCCGCTCGCTCAGCATGAACGACGCGCATATCTACTGCACCACGGAGCAATTCGCCCAGGAATTCAACGCGGTCAACGAGATGTATCTCAAGTATTTCAAAATCTTCGGCATCGACAACTACGTTATGCGCTTCAGCACGCACGACCCTTCCCGCTTGACGGGGGACAACGCCAAATTCGTCAATGAACCGGACCTCTGGAAACAAACCGAAGATATGGTGCGCGACACGCTCAAGAATTCGGGCATCAACTACATCGAGGTGGCGAACGAAGCCGCTTTTTACGGCCCAAAGATTGATTTGCAGGTCCAGAGCGTTAGTGGCCGCGAGTTTACCCTCACGACCAACCAGGTGGATTTCGCCGTGCCAAAACGGTTCGGCCTTGTCTATCGGGACAAGGACAATACCGAGAAGACTCCGCTCTGCATCCACCGCGCGCCGCTGGGCACGCACGAGCGGTTCATCGGCTTTCTCATCGAGCATTATGCCGGCAATTTCCCGCTCTGGCTTGCGCCCGAGCAGGTCCGCGTACTGACGATTGGTGAGGAGGAGCCGCTGGTGAACTACGCCAAAAGCATGGTGCAGGAACTGCGCGCCCAAATGGTGCGCGCGGAAGGTGACTACTCGAACGACAAGATCAACGGCAAAATCCGGCAAGCCGAGCAGGCGAAGGTCCATACGATGCTGGTGGTCGGGCCGCGGGACATGGCCGCCAACGCCGTGAGCGTCCGGGTGCATGGCAAGGGCAGTCTGGGCGCCAAACCCCGGCAGGAGGTCATCGCCCAATTGCTCAATGACATCCGCAACCGCGTCCCGTGA
- a CDS encoding fused MFS/spermidine synthase has protein sequence MKSAPALGQKSAPAAGPAPEPALSNGLRRYLYLTAATTGAVIMIVEILGAKMLSPYVGMSHFVWTAQIAVTLVALACGYYAGGRLADRTQRLSPLYWAILGAAGYLVLTVLICEPVAYWCLDFNLAFGSLLASTILFFVPLALLAMTAPFLVRVLTSSVAGVGGNVGRLTAVSTLGSFAGTMAIGYLMIPLMPNSFAMYTAAVVLVLACAGYFGFFARRYGPPLLGLLLLAVAGVASLYQSRPREYRNVVELFRRNSHFGELQVVDLRDGYCRFYLDDNLIQNTYDPKLRQSESTFTYMLSYMAAAYNTNINDALCIGLGIGVVPMDFARRGARVDVVEINPPVEEVARRFFNLQPHKLHITFDDARHYLNRCHKKYDAVVLDAFLGDSSPSHLFTREAFASMARVLRPGGVLVINCFAELDEGRDFFATSLNKTLKTVFPGVVARTSGTGAMFFMATDHPHPMVLRQPDFESVHIEARRDTSIAFDSIVEISTAHGRVLTDDYNPVEFYDARNREEIRRRLAMRARDM, from the coding sequence GTGAAGTCTGCACCTGCACTCGGACAGAAGTCTGCGCCTGCGGCGGGGCCGGCGCCGGAGCCCGCCTTGTCGAACGGGCTGCGGCGTTATCTCTATTTGACCGCCGCAACAACCGGCGCCGTGATTATGATTGTGGAGATTCTTGGCGCCAAAATGCTTTCCCCTTATGTCGGCATGTCCCATTTCGTCTGGACGGCACAGATCGCGGTGACCCTGGTCGCCTTGGCGTGCGGTTATTATGCCGGAGGCCGGCTGGCGGACCGCACACAGCGCTTGAGTCCGCTCTATTGGGCGATTCTGGGAGCGGCGGGTTATTTGGTTCTGACGGTGCTAATCTGTGAACCCGTAGCGTACTGGTGCCTGGATTTCAACCTGGCGTTCGGGTCGCTGCTGGCTTCAACCATTCTTTTTTTTGTGCCGCTGGCGTTGCTGGCCATGACCGCGCCATTCCTGGTTCGCGTCCTGACCTCCTCGGTCGCAGGTGTGGGCGGGAATGTGGGCCGATTGACGGCTGTCAGCACTCTCGGCAGCTTCGCCGGCACGATGGCGATTGGCTATTTAATGATTCCGCTGATGCCAAATTCCTTTGCGATGTACACCGCAGCGGTGGTCCTGGTGTTGGCCTGCGCCGGGTATTTTGGCTTCTTTGCACGCCGCTACGGCCCGCCTCTGCTGGGCCTGCTGCTTTTAGCCGTGGCTGGGGTAGCCAGCCTCTATCAAAGCCGTCCACGGGAATACCGAAATGTCGTCGAGCTGTTCCGGCGCAACTCGCATTTCGGCGAACTCCAAGTGGTCGATCTGCGCGATGGTTACTGCCGCTTTTATCTGGATGACAATCTGATCCAGAATACTTACGATCCGAAACTGCGCCAGAGCGAATCGACCTTCACCTACATGCTTTCGTACATGGCCGCCGCTTACAACACCAACATCAACGACGCCCTGTGCATCGGCCTGGGGATTGGGGTTGTCCCAATGGACTTCGCCCGCCGGGGCGCGCGGGTGGATGTTGTCGAGATTAATCCACCCGTCGAAGAGGTGGCACGGCGGTTCTTTAACCTGCAACCCCACAAACTCCACATTACATTCGATGACGCCCGGCATTATCTGAATCGCTGCCATAAAAAATATGACGCCGTGGTGCTTGATGCGTTTCTGGGCGATTCTTCCCCGTCGCACTTGTTCACCCGTGAGGCCTTTGCCTCGATGGCGCGCGTGTTGCGTCCGGGCGGGGTGCTGGTCATCAATTGCTTTGCCGAATTGGATGAGGGGCGTGATTTTTTTGCGACCTCGCTGAACAAGACCCTCAAAACTGTCTTTCCCGGTGTGGTGGCGAGGACCAGCGGGACCGGGGCGATGTTTTTCATGGCGACCGACCACCCGCATCCGATGGTGCTGCGCCAGCCGGATTTCGAATCTGTCCACATCGAAGCGCGCCGCGATACCAGCATCGCTTTTGACAGTATTGTGGAGATTTCAACCGCGCATGGCCGTGTGTTGACGGATGATTATAATCCCGTCGAGTTTTACGATGCGCGCAATCGCGAGGAAATCCGCCGCCGGCTCGCGATGCGGGCGCGCGACATGTGA
- the ccsA gene encoding cytochrome c biogenesis protein CcsA: MTYSVFLWRKGFRRDDHVNYVVLLAGFILHTTAMVLRGFRLNHCPVTNLYEATTFAMWTIVAVYLVVGLWPKLRFLGAFASPVLFGIGIFALMPNLDGPQGTRPDLPMAVTSVHAALMALSYGAFGLSSVAALMYLTQENNLKLHKLQAVFSLLPPIQRLETLVGRLLLSGFCLLTLGLGLGAYGLTWLKNFETYRGDPKIVWSVVVWLLYLGLIIMRWRFAQTGRRFALGAIGSFVFVLLTFWGVNALSPLHNP, translated from the coding sequence ATGACTTATTCCGTGTTCCTGTGGCGCAAGGGGTTTCGCCGGGATGATCACGTCAATTATGTCGTATTGCTTGCCGGGTTCATCCTGCATACGACGGCTATGGTCTTGCGCGGGTTTCGCCTGAATCATTGCCCCGTCACCAATCTCTACGAAGCAACCACCTTCGCCATGTGGACCATTGTGGCGGTGTATTTGGTCGTCGGGCTCTGGCCAAAGCTGCGGTTCCTGGGGGCATTTGCGTCGCCGGTCCTTTTTGGCATTGGCATCTTCGCTTTAATGCCCAATCTCGATGGACCCCAAGGGACGCGTCCGGACCTGCCGATGGCAGTGACCAGCGTCCATGCGGCACTGATGGCGCTCTCGTATGGGGCGTTCGGGTTGAGTTCCGTTGCGGCCCTGATGTACTTGACGCAGGAAAACAACCTCAAACTGCACAAGCTCCAGGCGGTTTTTTCGCTGCTGCCCCCAATTCAACGCCTCGAAACTTTGGTGGGGCGCCTGCTCTTGAGCGGCTTTTGCCTCCTTACACTTGGGTTGGGGCTGGGCGCTTACGGGCTGACCTGGCTCAAGAATTTCGAGACCTACCGCGGCGACCCCAAGATTGTCTGGTCGGTGGTGGTGTGGCTGCTGTACCTGGGGTTGATTATCATGCGCTGGAGGTTTGCGCAAACCGGGCGGCGTTTCGCTTTGGGCGCAATCGGAAGTTTCGTGTTTGTGTTGCTCACGTTCTGGGGCGTCAATGCGCTCTCCCCGCTGCATAACCCTTGA
- the hemA gene encoding glutamyl-tRNA reductase — protein MPIVVIGLSHHSSAVTVRERLAFTESQIPAALQTLRDSGNASEAVILSTCNRVEVYAATSLEPSKAFEALQEFLVTCHDYRDPLNEGFYAYAEPQSLHHLFKVACGLDSMVLGETEILGQLKKAYDLALQSGHTGGRLNKAFQRAFNVAKHIRSSTNIQRGSISIGSVAVELAEKVFSDLRERQVMVIGAGDTGEKTARALLSRGARSIIVTNRSYEKAQALAQELGGRAVRFDDWATEFEQIDIVISSTAAPHCILDRPKLEPLMKLRRNRPLLLIDIAVPRDIAPEVNFMENVYLFNIDDLQAVADGYLKQRQEEVARCEQIIREKAAALIGYEGRPAPGPREPKPAFGGR, from the coding sequence ATGCCCATCGTTGTCATTGGTCTGAGCCATCATTCCTCTGCGGTCACCGTGCGGGAGCGATTGGCTTTTACGGAGTCGCAGATTCCCGCTGCGCTGCAAACACTGCGCGATTCGGGAAATGCCTCCGAAGCGGTCATCCTGTCCACCTGCAACCGCGTTGAGGTGTACGCTGCTACTTCTTTGGAGCCGTCCAAAGCGTTTGAGGCTTTGCAAGAGTTCCTGGTCACTTGCCACGATTACCGTGACCCGTTGAACGAAGGGTTTTATGCCTATGCCGAGCCGCAGAGCTTGCATCATCTGTTTAAGGTTGCTTGCGGCTTGGATTCGATGGTCCTTGGCGAAACCGAAATCCTGGGTCAGCTCAAGAAGGCCTACGACCTTGCGCTCCAAAGCGGCCATACCGGTGGCCGCCTCAACAAGGCCTTTCAGCGCGCATTCAACGTCGCAAAGCATATCCGCTCCTCGACCAATATTCAGCGCGGGAGCATCTCGATTGGCTCCGTGGCGGTGGAACTGGCGGAGAAAGTGTTCAGCGACCTTCGCGAGCGGCAGGTCATGGTCATCGGGGCAGGGGACACTGGTGAAAAGACGGCGCGCGCGCTGCTCTCGCGCGGGGCTCGGAGCATCATCGTCACAAACCGCTCCTACGAAAAAGCCCAGGCCCTGGCGCAGGAACTGGGCGGGCGCGCGGTGCGATTCGATGATTGGGCCACGGAGTTTGAGCAAATCGACATCGTTATCAGCAGCACCGCCGCACCGCATTGCATTCTGGACCGCCCCAAGCTCGAGCCGCTGATGAAGCTGCGCCGCAATCGGCCCTTGTTGTTGATCGATATCGCCGTGCCCCGTGATATTGCGCCGGAAGTCAACTTCATGGAGAACGTGTACCTATTCAACATCGACGACTTGCAGGCCGTTGCGGACGGTTACCTCAAGCAGCGCCAGGAAGAAGTGGCGCGTTGCGAGCAGATCATCCGCGAGAAGGCGGCGGCGTTGATAGGTTACGAGGGCAGGCCCGCTCCCGGCCCGCGCGAACCCAAGCCCGCCTTTGGAGGACGATGA